One stretch of Akkermansia sp. RCC_12PD DNA includes these proteins:
- a CDS encoding sulfatase-like hydrolase/transferase → MKFLRGISATLLLFLAGTGSLNAEEIGIGVLNGTVATEAAFLNAQPGTLAQEGETWNFITPTTAAKTSATGLKTVRGTATQASISFNNPGYCFSNGTFAADKNRDYLLMDSWAGIRGMENVVISQLPDSMAEYCHVEIYGDCNTTDRDMLYTVNGMVKTIQDRENFSGTFNEGANKVTLRYVPVVNGVITITGNGADSTRSAINAVRLISPAPGIISFTATPPEIMEGSAAGAELSWKTWKCGEVTLSTKDGENIPVTTENGTGAITVNPEQTTTYVLNARGEDGTESAAEVMVTIKKQEPEILIFESDKKRIVPGADEEATLTWSTVKAQNLELTANGKNIAITSENGAGTLRVKPTETTLYTLTLTAADGTQKSKSLIISVLSENTPNVLLFLVDDMGWQDTSVPFYYQNGQPVKTALNNFYKTPSMERLAAQGLKFTNAYSCPVCSPGRTSLMTGKNAARHRVTNWTSPNSPVLNDSNPHVLMQAPQWNMGGMSQQEIPLPRVLQEAGYRTIMVGKAHFAPATERYANPINLGFDVNIGGSSAGQPGSYTPQFGSGVYHVAGLEEYYKYTTTEERKRNFLTNALTQEMKKQIKAAVDEQKPFFAYMAHYAVHQRHDQPDPNGDTEYYQALQPGRTDFEGNVNINQNIGNFATLIQGMDKSLGDLMDYLQELGVADKTLVIFMSDNGGDSPIQQGSSRNMPMVEKVSAIAPLRGRKGNRYEGGTRIPMIVGWAKVNASAPIQQEYPIPQNVANHDIVAIWDIYPTLLSMLKLQVPVDQQVDGEDISPYFKGEASFHRTQKIYHHYPHYHGYGHFYSTYREGDWKVIYDYLDQYPNTDLWTTYNEGYKTAGRFPWKLFNLKDDISESKDQARDPAQQERLMRMARALMRELHGADAQYPLLKRNGKIIGTAYIRMPDLPDVDSDGDGVPDLIEDANGNGLIDPGETDPDDPSSVVPIQE, encoded by the coding sequence ATGAAATTCCTCCGCGGCATATCGGCAACTCTCCTTCTATTCCTGGCCGGTACGGGCTCCCTGAATGCGGAAGAAATAGGTATCGGCGTCCTGAACGGAACCGTGGCTACGGAAGCGGCGTTTCTGAATGCCCAGCCCGGAACACTGGCGCAGGAAGGGGAAACATGGAACTTCATCACTCCGACGACGGCGGCCAAAACCTCGGCAACAGGCCTGAAAACTGTTCGTGGAACAGCCACACAGGCCTCCATATCCTTCAACAATCCCGGCTACTGCTTCAGCAACGGCACGTTTGCCGCCGACAAAAACCGTGACTACCTGCTCATGGACTCCTGGGCCGGAATCCGGGGCATGGAAAATGTAGTCATCTCCCAGCTCCCCGACTCCATGGCGGAATACTGCCATGTGGAAATCTACGGGGATTGCAACACCACAGACCGCGACATGCTCTATACGGTCAACGGCATGGTGAAAACCATCCAGGACAGGGAAAACTTCTCCGGCACATTTAACGAAGGAGCCAACAAGGTCACCCTGCGGTATGTTCCGGTCGTGAACGGCGTCATCACCATCACGGGCAACGGAGCGGACTCCACCCGCTCCGCCATCAACGCCGTGCGCCTGATCTCCCCTGCTCCCGGCATCATCTCCTTCACCGCTACACCGCCTGAAATCATGGAAGGAAGCGCCGCGGGCGCGGAACTAAGCTGGAAAACCTGGAAATGCGGAGAAGTCACCTTAAGCACAAAAGACGGTGAAAACATTCCCGTCACCACGGAAAACGGCACGGGAGCGATTACGGTCAATCCTGAACAAACAACTACCTATGTACTGAACGCTCGGGGAGAGGACGGAACGGAATCTGCGGCGGAAGTAATGGTAACCATCAAGAAGCAAGAACCGGAAATCCTTATATTTGAATCGGATAAAAAGAGGATTGTCCCCGGAGCGGATGAAGAAGCCACCTTGACCTGGAGCACCGTCAAGGCACAAAATCTGGAACTGACGGCCAACGGAAAAAACATCGCCATCACCAGTGAAAACGGAGCCGGCACTCTCCGGGTCAAACCGACGGAGACGACTCTCTACACATTGACGTTGACCGCTGCCGATGGAACACAGAAAAGCAAATCACTCATCATCTCCGTTCTGTCGGAAAATACGCCCAATGTCCTTCTATTTCTGGTAGACGACATGGGCTGGCAGGATACCTCCGTTCCTTTCTATTATCAAAACGGCCAGCCCGTTAAAACGGCCCTGAACAACTTCTACAAAACCCCATCTATGGAAAGGCTGGCGGCACAGGGCCTGAAATTCACGAACGCCTATTCATGCCCCGTATGTTCCCCGGGCCGTACGTCCCTGATGACGGGAAAAAATGCCGCCCGTCACCGGGTTACCAACTGGACATCTCCGAACAGCCCTGTGCTCAATGATTCCAACCCGCATGTGCTCATGCAGGCTCCGCAATGGAACATGGGCGGGATGAGCCAGCAGGAAATTCCGTTGCCACGCGTGCTACAGGAAGCCGGCTACCGGACTATCATGGTAGGGAAAGCCCACTTCGCCCCGGCCACAGAGCGTTATGCCAACCCCATCAACCTCGGGTTTGACGTCAATATCGGCGGGAGCTCCGCCGGACAGCCCGGTTCTTACACTCCCCAGTTCGGGTCCGGCGTCTACCACGTTGCCGGTCTGGAGGAATATTACAAATATACCACGACGGAAGAGAGGAAGAGGAACTTCCTGACCAATGCCCTGACTCAGGAAATGAAGAAACAGATCAAGGCGGCCGTGGATGAACAGAAGCCCTTCTTTGCGTACATGGCCCATTATGCCGTTCACCAGCGGCACGACCAGCCGGACCCCAATGGGGACACAGAATACTACCAGGCCCTCCAGCCCGGGCGTACCGATTTTGAAGGCAATGTAAACATCAATCAGAACATAGGCAACTTCGCCACCTTGATCCAAGGCATGGACAAATCCCTGGGCGATCTTATGGATTACCTCCAGGAACTGGGCGTTGCTGACAAAACGCTGGTCATCTTTATGTCCGACAACGGCGGGGACTCTCCCATCCAGCAAGGATCCAGCCGCAATATGCCCATGGTGGAGAAGGTCAGCGCTATCGCGCCGCTCAGGGGCCGCAAAGGCAACCGCTATGAAGGGGGCACCCGGATACCGATGATCGTGGGCTGGGCGAAGGTGAACGCCTCCGCCCCCATCCAACAGGAATACCCCATTCCGCAAAATGTCGCCAATCATGACATCGTAGCCATCTGGGACATCTATCCCACCCTTTTGAGCATGCTGAAGCTTCAGGTTCCGGTGGACCAGCAGGTGGACGGGGAGGACATCAGTCCCTACTTCAAGGGGGAAGCTTCCTTCCACCGCACTCAGAAGATCTACCACCATTACCCCCACTACCATGGCTACGGCCACTTCTATTCCACCTACCGGGAGGGAGACTGGAAAGTCATTTACGACTATCTGGACCAGTACCCTAATACGGATCTCTGGACCACCTATAACGAAGGGTATAAAACGGCGGGCCGCTTTCCATGGAAACTTTTCAACTTGAAGGACGATATCAGCGAAAGCAAGGACCAGGCCCGGGATCCGGCGCAGCAAGAACGCCTGATGCGCATGGCGCGCGCCCTGATGAGGGAACTCCACGGAGCCGACGCCCAATATCCCCTCCTTAAAAGAAACGGAAAAATCATCGGTACGGCCTATATCCGCATGCCGGACCTCCCGGATGTGGATTCTGACGGGGACGGCGTACCGGATCTAATTGAAGACGCCAATGGAAACGGGCTCATCGACCCCGGGGAAACGGACCCGGACGATCCTTCGTCCGTCGTGCCCATTCAGGAATAA